A window of Epinephelus lanceolatus isolate andai-2023 chromosome 3, ASM4190304v1, whole genome shotgun sequence genomic DNA:
ACATGTTGTTAAGTCTATGCACACGGAGGTAGATAATGGCAGGAATATCTGCTGCCTTTTGAAATATTCATCATGTTACAGCATCCTATTATCAGCAGCCTGCGGACTGCTTTCTGGAGTTCACACTgtgtgttattgttgtgttCCAGTGGCCAGTGGATCTGCAGCCCTGTATACTAAACAGGAGAACGAGCTTTTCATCATGAACTGCGACATAGATGGTACGTCTGCTGACATGCAACTTTATGTTTCTGTCTGAGGGTTGCATCATGCTATCATAATGAGTTCATGTGTTGTGATTTGTGTGTAAGTAGCATCAGTATTTGTTTCTATTGCAGGAGACATGGAGAACCaggtggagatggaggagaagacAAGGTTAATTAATCAAGTTTTGGAACTTCAGCACACACTggaaggtaacacacacacacacaacttaatCTGTATGTAAATCATTGTCTAGCTCTAATACAAATGAGCGTAAATAAGTGCCCAAACATTCTTTTTGCTCTTTCCTCACCACcaaaacatttctgtctttaATGCCCTTCTGGGCATGAAGGTTTAAAACACTCCGTGTAGTGCTgctctttcctctcttcctcagCTTAGCCATGCTGCTGTCTTGATATAGTCCTGTGCTAATGCACTTGCTCTACCTCTTCTCcactctccctccatctcttttcAACACTCATAAACACCAATGCCCATAAGCTCAAGGTTTTGTCCAGGCGATGGCAGAGTTTTTCAAGTACAAGTAGTGATAGTAGGAAACCCGAAAAATCTGTAAGGTGAAttctagggatgtaacgataccagaaactcacgatatgatattatcacgataaagagtccacgatacgatatatatatcacaatatttatacaaggggaaaaaaagagacaatttattgttaaaaatagctattttattcaaaaatattgcatgtacactgtacagcattttatttttaacttggaagtgtatcataaacaaaaacacacaatccctcactcacagatacacagagagacacagagagacagagagagagagagagagagagagagagagagagaggtgggtagagatgtgtgtaaaagaaaaccaaaataaataaagcccagccatttccctggaagtcatagaaaaactcaaaaacacacattcactcagtttgttcacgcaaggttgacaatcttgacatcaaggagaccctAACACTCAgaacaggagatgaggagaggaaagctctggtcctgcgctttcatgtgatacgcgtggcatttctgtgcgaccctgcatttgcgagtaatccatccaagagcaatgtgtgtgcaaagctgtatgaaagctctgttatacatcattttagtgtaactttatcattttttttcgctgtgaaaacattggactaccgacaagtgcttggccttgtcggaaagctatggTTTCGCTGATTCACGTGATATATGTGTGGTTTCTCGCTATGACGAACGgccgcggagaaaatccacagagaagaacaatcaATCTCCTTACTTTGTTTGCCATTCTCGCCATTTCTGTTCACTTGTCTCATTTCCTCTGGTCATGCACGGGGCAGAGTTGGAGGCTGAGAGGCTGAGCTGCAGGAGTCTGCTCTCACTTGCGCGCGCAGTTGCATGCAAAGGATTATGGGGAATGTAGTCGCACAGTCATATTACCGGCTCTGTAGGAGAACGCAGCTATATAACTACTGTGGCATTCCCACGACAGTATCgagaatttattttatcgcAACACCGCGAAATTCCATATATCATTACATGCCTAGTGAATTCAAGACTGTGAATTCAGCTTTTTAATCTGTTAACAGTTTCCTGAGCTGCATAACGTCATGGCCAAAACAGTTGCATTCAGCTAAATGTCATCAAccagctttttgtttttgataaaaAGGGTGCCTCTTTAAATCTTAATAGTGTGACAGTATGACAGTACCCTGAATTTGATAGGGGTCATGTAAATAGCATATTCCATTTGGATGTTCCGAATAAAGCCTTTTTCcaaatgaagcattttctgaCGAAGACGTGGGATTATTCTGGTTTAAATAGCATTATTTGGTCATGTTTACAGtcggaatattgtcttttttggaataagggggaaaaaaacagaatattttgtgcatgtaaccATAGTCACTGTTCTGTTGACTCAAGTGGCTTCACCTCTTGATATAATACCTCATTAACAAAAAGGACGAGTGTATGCCACTCATAGATGCAACCGTTCACCACGAAATGTGGACATTTTACAAATCGTGCAAAAACAGCAATTCTGAGAAGCAGATAAAACCAACGACAGGGCAGGTAGATATCACTGGATTTATTTCTTAAGTGATTTCTGTGTTTTAACTTCCATTCTTTATCTTGGCCAGACCTGTCAGCGCGGGTTGACGCAGTGAAGGAGGAGAACCTGAAGTTAAAGTCTGAGAACCAGGTTCTCGGTCAGTACATTGAGAACCTCATGTCTGCCTCCAGCGTCTTCCAGACCACTGACACCAAGAGCAAACGGAAGTGAGGTACACCCTGAAGTCCCAGGCCAGCAGCTGGGAGAGGAGACCCACCGTGGAGATATGGAGAGGGATTTGTTTTCTCAGCAGACATGGGCGGTTTCTCTAACTGTTAGTGCTCACTTACCTGAGTCAAAACTaacaatttaataattaaagaaACAAACTAGCTTTGTCACCTGTCCTACTGCCTCAGAAATTGATCCATTTAATGTTAGTCTGGCCCAGGTCTGCTTTGCAGCAGCTTCCTCTCCACACTACAGACGAGGTAGATGCCACTCTTTAATcaccaacacaaaaacagaggcagactATGTATATGAGGTGGTTAAAGGTCTTTGAACCTTGAGTTACTTCTAAATGCGCTCTGTCAAAAAGTAGTTTCTGTAAAATAACTCTTAGCTCCGCTTTACCTGCTTGGTTATTTGTTTAAGGACAAATCtgattttctgttgttttcccAACTTTCTGACAGTGTTTCTGTCTCAAAAACAAAccataaatattacaaatactgACTGACCATGAACCTCGTTtcaacactgatttattttattatttatttttgtaaaatattttctaCGTCAGCTGGATCTGAGTTTTCAGAAGTCTTGGATGTCATCATGTCTactaccccttttccaccaatatGGTACAGGTTCCGTTCTGTTTCCTACACCTGATTTTAAACTGTTCAAAGCATTTCtaccaaaaataaattagttCAGAACCTGGAAAATTGGTTCTCAGTTGGAaccaaaaaatagcaggtttgtatTAACCAAAGCACAGACTGTGACAACAGCAGTGggtgtgtcatattctacaggttggaaagagagaAGGGAGAAATCAAATGAGAAATCATTGTGAAAAAAGTTTGTGTAGTGGTCTAATTAATAGTTTTCCTGTGCTTATTTTTTTGAGTAAAAACAAGCAtctgtaataaaaaaacaaaattgcacGTAATCAAATCTGCGATTTTGCTACTacagtttatttctgttgtgcaTTCTCAGTGCCCTACATTGGTGACACATCCTTGATTAAAATGGTTCTGCACAACTGTTGGAAACTCAGACTTTTTTGCTTTATAGCAGCAAGATTCCAAGAATCATGAACGGGACCGGTTCAAGAACGAGAGCTGTGGAAAAGGGTTAGATTTGAAGCATGACTGTGTTCCTCCATTTAAAAGCTGGCAAACTGAACAGTATTACTGagaatgaaaaatgtattttgatcgcatgaggtttttttttgtttaaaagttGAGTATATCTAATGAGATGTCTCTAAATCATTTAATTACAGACTGTATAAAGCTACTGAGAACTTTTTAACCACAGAAGGTGGATACTAGATACATGTAGGCACCACTGAGAGCTCAGCAACAATACAGGTACAAGCACAGAGAAACTAAGAGTTGTGTTTACTCCATAAAAGTAAAGATCTGAACTAATatcagtgatgttttttttgcaagTGGTTGAACTTATAAATTATAATGTCGCAACATTTTCTTTCTGGActtaaatgtaattattttcagTTGATGATGTCATGAATGAGTGTTATGGCCCAGACTGTGATGTAAGACAAAGGAAATGGTGGAAATGGTCATAAAAGTTGCTGTGCTCTTTAGGAGACAAATCCTGCAtaaattcattttgtgtcttaccCTTTAACGTCCATGCGGGGAAGGGACTGAACAGGCCAGATGACAGGAGGAGGTGAGACAAGGAGGCAAGAGATGCTCTAACTGCAAGCAGTAGAGAGGCTTTGAGTGCTATTGATCCACTCAGCCAGGCCTGCAAGAGGAGGAGTCTGACCGTAAAACGTGCTGATGTCCTCAATGTGCAGCAGAGTGGAGGGTGTGTCCTCCAGGACCACTGCTGCctcagacacaaagacaaaagtCATGTCATCTTTAAATCTTTTAATTCCCTTTAAAATGAGGTATCCAGTTCAGTGATGTCTGGAAAGCAGTAATTCATGTGTAAGCATCAGGCAACTATGGTGCTGTCTGAAAAGGGAGGATGTAGTAATAACACAggaggctataaaccctgtttATGctgtaatgtatttattttgatattttttaacagttgtactgtaatatttcattcatttctgtctgATGTGCTGAATATCCCAGACCTACACACACCCTGTTATCAACTGTAATGTGTGTGGACACCCTGCACCTTTGCCtttaaacttttttgttttaataaaagcCTAAGATCAATCCTTCAGCAGGGTCTTTTGTCACCCACACAACCCTACATCACCCATCAAAGGGCCCATTTGCACATTGGGAAAgattatattttaaatgaagATATTAAGAAACCTTTCATTGCCAGACTTTTCTGAGAAGTTCTTTTTATGCCTTTGCGGCAGCGATATCTGAGGACGGAGGCCATCCATCCCATACTTGTGAATGTGGTGTCTTGAGAACTCCTTGAAGGAAGTTTTCCACATTTGGCATAAACGACCATTgtactcaatgatgaactgattagattttggtgtccaaaggtcaaggtcactgtgaccttgcttccatctcattcttgGGAACACTATATCTCAAGAgtgccttgagggagtttcttcaaatttggcacaaatatccacttaaagtcaaagatgaactgattagaatttagtggaccaaagtcaaggtcactgaccTTTTGTCAGTCTCAttttgtgaacacgatatcttaaaggataacttaggtatttttcaacctgggccctatttccccatgtgtatgtgtgcgtatgattcataggtacaacttgttctaaaattggttcagtattgagggaggcagatgcagctggcagctgcaaggtagatatgggggcaaatgcgtcccgtataagtttgcgcattagaAGTGCTTTTTTCTGCCACTgtccggttcagatcgccagtgctatctctgtaaatagcatactaagcgtttccctgacccttcacttcctgtgggctgtgtgtgacgtcatctcatgAGAGCTTtccttgttgccggaagaaaacagaggagccatgctgagcggcGCTCAGAGTAGTGCTGGTTGTCCcagagtacagttgagagttttactgcatcggtaTCATGGCTGCATATTTACCCGATTTCGAGAATGAAGATGAGCCCTTTTATTACGATGGCCGCCTGTACttatttgagcccgagtatatggACGAGGAGCTCCTACAAATTGAAGAGCAGACgaggatagagagagagggccAACGAGCAGACGAGGGTGACCAAACCAAACGCTGTGTAACTACGTTAGAGGATTTCCCCCCTCTGATCAACAGGGCAGTACTGGATATCTTTTTTCATGTGCCCAAAATAAATTGGAGGAGGCGGCCAAAACCACAGGGACCAAATGGTCAACTATCCATCAAGTAAGTATAACTAATATGTCTTTATGCATGTAATACTGATACATGCATACTTTGCCCTCGTATATATCGTACCCTGTTTTCTTccagcaacaagcaaagctctcgcaagatgacgtcacacacagcccacaggaagtgaagggtcagggaaacgcttagtatgctatttacagagatagcactggcgatctgaaccggtcagtggcggaaaaaagcacttttaatgcgcaaacttatacgggacgcatttgccccatatctacctcgcggctcccggctgcatccgcctccctcaatactgaaccaattttaaaacaagttgtacctatgaatcatatgcacacatacacatggggaaatagggcccaggttgaaaaagaccgaagttatcctttaagaacTCATTAGGGAATATGttaaaatttagcacaaatgtccacttgggggcggcacggtggtgtggtggttagcactgttgccttacagcaagagggtttctggttcgaTCCTAGAGGGAGCCCTTACGTGCagagcttgcatgttctccccatgtcagcgtgggtttttagaatagaatagaaatttATTGTCACtgttaaaaacaatgaaatggAGTTTGGCAGCTCCAGCATGACAGCAGCATCATAATTAGATATACACACATTCAAGAATAAAGCATACATTGAtgaaataaaagattaaaaaagtaGAAATAAGTTAAATAGATAGAAATAATAAAAGTGTAAATTGTGTAGACAATTCAGTCTGACATCAGACATCAGTCAGTTTTATGTTCAGTGTGTTATTGACAGTCAGTGTTAGGGATGATGGCAGCAACAGCTCGTGGGAAGAAGCTGCTTTTCAATcagtttgttttgaattttattGTCCTGTATCTTCTCCCTGAGGGCAGCGGAGAGAACAGAGAATGTCCGGGGTGTGTGTGGTCCTTGGAGATGCTACTGGTCTTCTTTTTTAGTCAGCCAGTATAAAtgtctccaggtactccagcttcctcccacacatgtaggtgtgaatgtgagtgtgaatggttgtctgtctctatgtgtcagccctgcgatagtctggcgacctgtccagggtgtaccctgcctcttaccctatgtcagctgggataggctccagccccctgcaactctcaagaggataagcgtttatgaaaatggatggatggatgtccaTTTGGATTCACGAATGAACcgattaaaatttggtggtcaaaggtcagtttgacctcacaaaacatgtttttcgcTACTAATGACAAAACCAAAATATCTAATagaatataatgatgaaaaGATGGTATTTTATATTCCAAAGgccaaaggtcagcttcac
This region includes:
- the scoca gene encoding short coiled-coil protein A isoform X1; the protein is MLEEGKETQATEAEEDKDDGTFTNISLTDDTVASGSAALYTKQENELFIMNCDIDGDMENQVEMEEKTRLINQVLELQHTLEDLSARVDAVKEENLKLKSENQVLGQYIENLMSASSVFQTTDTKSKRK
- the scoca gene encoding short coiled-coil protein A isoform X2 encodes the protein MNCDIDGDMENQVEMEEKTRLINQVLELQHTLEDLSARVDAVKEENLKLKSENQVLGQYIENLMSASSVFQTTDTKSKRK